The Rhododendron vialii isolate Sample 1 chromosome 5a, ASM3025357v1 genome contains a region encoding:
- the LOC131325749 gene encoding probable hexosyltransferase MUCI70, protein MNIDYQRSVSLRASRRAERNNQNQQTEDVEGEFFPTGKWSQDYPMKITWRRGFLRLVLAGGILWMFLIPTVLVFHLWSCQSSLAFFSAMCNRGSRVLIMLDTMGLVPRPPHRCLIPVADDPEKIIIPKRTPSEVVEQLTYITEDVVGNNGSSQPPLFGGHQSWLQRDESFELKSSMKVHCGFMRGGGVEMATKDISYAENCRFVVASGIFDRYDTPHQPSDISPRSQKLFCFLMVVDEISIDFIKKNVTVREDKDGGQWVGIWRLIVLKNPPYDEPRRNGKVPKILTHRLFPQAQYSIWIDGKMELIVDPLLILERYLWHGKHTFAIAQHKHHRSIYEEADANKRRKRYARPLIDLHVKIYSYEGMEPWSPMKNTISDVPEGAIIIREHTALNDLFSCLWFNEVNLFTPRDQLSFGYVVYRLGGVFKFFMFPNCEYNSLFVLHRHTRKHSSRVELVKSLDEFKGNNGDLKESRGGLGLWTPYPGNLSSVLLPPVSRTSKAG, encoded by the exons ATGAACATCGATTACCAACGCTCCGTTTCGCTGCGGGCGAGCCGGAGAGCTGAACGTAACAATCAAAACCAGCAAACTGAAG ATGTTGAAGGGGAGTTTTTTCCTACGGGCAAGTGGTCTCAGGATTACCCAATGAAGATTACAtggaggaggggttttcttcGTTTGGTTCTCGCGGGGGGCATCTTGTGGATGTTTCTCATtcccactgttttggtgtttcaTCTTTGGTCTTGTCAATCTTCACTGGCTTTCTTTTCTG CTATGTGTAACAGAGGCAGCAGGGTGTTAATCATGTTAGACACAATGGGACTTGTACCAAGACCTCCACACC GTTGTCTCATTCCCGTTGCGGATGACccagaaaaaataattattccAAAGAGAACTCCTAGCGAAGTTGTTGAACAGTTGACATATATCACGGAGGATGTGGTAGGAAATAATGGATCTAGTCAACCACCACTATTTGGAGGGCATCAGAGCTGGTTGCAACGAGATGAGAGTTTTGAACTAAAATCATCCATGAAG GTGCACTGTGGTTTCATGCGTGGTGGAGGTGTGGAAATGGCTACAAAAGATATCAGTTATGCCGAGAACTGTAGGTTTGTTGTTGCTTCTGGGATTTTTGATAGATATGATACTCCACATCAGCCTTCAGATATAAGCCCGCGTTCTCAAAAGCTATTCTGTTTTCTTATGGTGGTGGATGAAATATCCATCGACTTCATCAAGAAGAATGTCACAGTCAGAGAAGACAAGGATGGGGGACAATGGGTGGGTATTTGGCGTCTTATTGTGCTGAAGAATCCACCTTATGATGAACCCAGAAGGAATGGAAAGGTTCCCAAGATATTAACGCACAGATTATTTCCTCAAGCACAGTACAGCATTTGGATTGATGGTAAAATGGAGCTAATTGTTGATCCATTGCTTATTCTAGAAAG ATACTTGTGGCATGGGAAGCACACATTTGCCATTGCTCAGCACAAGCATCATCGCAGTATATACGAGGAGGCTGATGCAAACAAAAGGAGGAAGCGATATGCTCGACCTCTGATTGATCTTCACGTGAAAATATACAGTTATGAAGGCATGGAGCCATGGAGTCCAATGAAAAACACTATTAGTG ATGTGCCAGAGGGGGCGATCATTATACGCGAACATACAGCTCTGAACGATTTATTTAGCTGCTTGTGGTTCAATGAGGTCAACCTCTTTACACCAAGAGATCAACTGAGCTTTGGCTATGTTGTTTACAGGTTAGGGGGTGTCTTCAAATTCTTTATGTTTCCGAACTGCGAGTACAACTCGCTCTTTGTGTTGCACCGACACACTCGCAAGCATTCTTCCAGAGTTGAATTGGTGAAATCGTTGGATGAGTTTAAGGGGAACAACGGTGATTTGAAAGAGAGTAGGGGAGGATTAGGGTTGTGGACTCCTTATCCTGGGAACCTTAGTTCCGTTTTACTACCGCCTGTATCACGAACATCAAAAGCAGGATGA